In Dromaius novaehollandiae isolate bDroNov1 chromosome 3, bDroNov1.hap1, whole genome shotgun sequence, the following are encoded in one genomic region:
- the RFX6 gene encoding DNA-binding protein RFX6: MAKGPEREDGFLHLPAAQGVSPGAQEDCYVELLGRGLLPYAEEGLCAAAGAERGLPEPALPASIKSEIHFNSEVLSSSEEEEDADTPDGKLKAADTSLSPKKSITQIMKDKKKQTQLTLQWLEENYIVCEGVCLPRCILYAHYLDFCRKEKLEPACAATFGKTIRQKFPLLTTRRLGTRGHSKYHYYGIGIKESSAYYHSVYSGKGLTRFSGSKLKNEGGFTRKYSLSSKTGTLLPEFPSAQHLLLQGCISKDKVDTLIMMYKTHCQCVLDNAINGNFEEIQHFLLHFWQGMPDHLLPLLENPIIVDIFCVCDSILYKVLTDVLIPATMQEMPESLLADIRNFAKNWEKWVVSSLENLPEMLTDKKLPIARRFVSSLKRQTSFLHLAQIARPALFDQHVVNSMVSDIEKVDLNSIGSQALLAVSGSTDSDGEVYTEYDSITVFQELKDLLKKNATVESFIEWLDTVVEQRVIKASKQNGRSLKKRAQDFLLKWSFFGARVMHNLTLNNASSFGSFHLIRMLLDEYILLAMETQFNNDKEQELQNLLDKYMKNLDASKATFTASPSSCFLANRNKAAPLPSDTSVKNECLAEQTYVSLSASQPSSVPSGLNPFSTEDSENMQLTGQMELSQSTGHLMTPPISPAMVSRGSVINQGPMAGRPPSVGPVLSTHSHCSSYSEPLYQTLSQTNQNYYGTNSNYQAMFRTQAHSTSGVYHHRAEHSRFNTLNEQQFSRDYFSNSCAVSPYNARSPSSYGPSSMTQDTHNMQFLNTGSFNFLSNSVSFCPGATYPPNASNGYYGNNVNYPDSHRLGSMVDQHVSVISSVSSIRSLPSYNDIHDPLNILDESGRKQAGSYYTESSSSIVCRTPMPSNMQTTASSQCMYGTSGQFPSQENLESHGPPSREMLSSLPPINTVFMGAAAGGT, translated from the exons ATGGCCAAGGGACCCGAGAGAGAGGACGGCTTCCTGCACCTCCCGGCCGCGCAGGGAGTCTCCCCCGGCGCCCAGGAGGACTGCTACGTGGAGCTGCTAGGGAGAGGCTTGCTGCCCTACGCCGAGGAGGGGCTgtgcgccgcggcgggcgccgagaGGGGGCTCCCGGAGCCTGCGCTGCCCGCCAGCATCAAGTCAG aaatacattttaacagCGAAGTCCTCTCCtcctcggaggaggaggaggatgcagacACTCCCGACGGCAAACTAAAAGCCGCGGACACGAGCCTGTCTCCGAAGAAGAGCATCACGCAGatcatgaaggacaagaagaagcAGACGCAGCTCACCCTGCAATG GCTGGAAGAAAACTACATTGTATGCGAAGGAGTTTGTTTACCAAGATGCATCCTTTATGCGCATTATTTagacttctgcagaaaagagaagctgGAACCTGCTTGTGCTGCAACTTTTGGGAAG ACCATTCGTCAGAAATTCCCCCTCCTTACCACAAGGCGGCTTGGAACAAGAGGTCATTCAAA GTATCACTATTATGGAATTGGGATTAAAGAAAGTAGTGCATACTACCACTCTGTGTATTCTGGAAAAGGCTTAACCAG attCTCTGGAAGCAAGTTAAAGAATGAG GGTGGTTTCACTCGGAAATATTCTCTCAGTTCCAAAACTGGAACTCTGCTTCCAGAGTTTCCAAGTGCTCAACACCTTTTGCTTCAAGGGTGCATTTCTAAAGACAAG GTAGATACTCTTATCATGATGTACAAAACACACTGTCAGTGTGTCCTTGACAATGCAATTAATGGGAACTTTGAAGAG ATTCAGCATTTCTTACTACATTTTTGGCAAGGAATGCCTGACCATCTTCTTCCCCTGCTTGAAAATCCCATCATTGTTGACATCTTCTGTGTTTGTGATTCAATACTGTATAAG GTTCTTACAGATGTACTCATCCCTGCAACTATGCAAGAAATGCCAGAAAG TTTATTGGCAGATATAAGAAATTTTGCAAAAAACTGGGAAAAATGGGTTGTTTCCTCTCTGGAAAATCTACCAGAAATGCTAACAGATAAGAAGCTGCCTATTGCACGAAGATTTGTTTCTTCCTTGAAACGACAGACATCATTCTTACACCTGGCCCAG ATTGCCCGGCCAGCCCTTTTTGATCAGCATGTGGTGAATTCCATGGTGTCTGATATTGAGAAGGTAGATTTGAACAGTATTGGCTCTCAGGCACTCCTTGCAGTCTCAGGCAGCACAGACTCTGATGGGGAGGTCTACACTGAAT ATGACTCTATTACAGTGTTCCAAGAACTGAAGGACCTTCTAAAGAAGAATGCCACTGTGGAATCGTTTATCGAATGGTTGGATACTGTGGTTGAGCAAAGGGTTATCAAG GCAAGCAAGCAAAATGGGAGGTCATTAAAGAAGAGAGCTCAAGACTTCCTTCTCAAATGGAGTTTTTTTGGTGCTCGAGTGATGCATAATCTCACCCTAAACAACGCATCAAGTTTTG GTTCTTTTCATTTGATCCGCATGCTACTGGATGAGTACATCCTGCTCGCCATGGAGACACAGTTCAACAATGACAAAGAACAAGAACTCCAGAATCTACTGGACAAATACATGAAGAATTTAG ATGCAAGCAAAGCCACCTTTACTGCATCACCAAGCTCTTGCTTCCTAGCAAATCGTAACAAAGCTGCTCCTCTGCCCAGCGACACTTCAGTCAAAAATGAGTGTCTAGCAGAGCAAACCTACGTGTCCTTGTCAGCTAGCCAGCCTAGCAGTGTACCTTCTGGTCTGAACCCCTTCTCCACGGAAGACAGTGAGAATATGCAGTTGACAG GTCAGATGGAGCTCTCTCAAAGCACTGGCCACTTGATGACTCCACCCATTTCACCAGCCATGGTCAGCCGAGGAAGTGTTATCAACCAGGGGCCGATGGCTGGGAGACCTCCAAGTGTAGGCCCAGTGTTATCCACACATTCACATTGCTCTTCCTACTCAGAACCCCTTTATCAGACTTTGTCACAAACTAATCAGAATTACTATGGAACCAATTCCAATTACCAAGCCATGTTCAGAACTCAGGCCCATTCCACTTCAGGAGTTTATCAccacagagcagagcacagccGATTCAATACCTTGAATGAACAGCAGTTCTCCAGAGACTACTTCAGCAACAGTTGCGCTGTGTCTCCATACAATGCCAGGTCCCCTTCCAGCTATGGTCCCTCATCCATGACTCAGGACACACACAATATGCAGTTTCTGAATACTGGGAGCTTCAATTTCTTGAGCAACTCAGTGTCTTTTTGTCCGGGAGCAACATATCCCCCTAATGCTTCCAATg GTTATTATGGAAACAATGTAAATTACCCAGACTCTCACAGACTTGGATCAATGGTGGATCAACATGTTTCTGTGATCAGCAGTGTAAGCAGCATTCGATCACTGCCATCATATAATGATATTCATGATCCACTTAATATCTTGGATGAGAGTGGAAGAAAACAAGCAGGCTCATACTATACAGAGTCCTCATCTTCAATTGTCTGTCGGACTCCTATGC